From the genome of uncultured Pseudodesulfovibrio sp., one region includes:
- a CDS encoding PxxKW family cysteine-rich protein yields the protein MAKKKGIVSLEGAVKTAEGLSYKGVIMEPVVEKCEGCERIVPFEDENYCPTYAQPARKWAGGVCNFATHMRAEVDKTGKVKVNPLKASKRAARGR from the coding sequence ATGGCCAAGAAAAAAGGTATCGTTTCCCTGGAAGGCGCCGTCAAGACCGCTGAAGGTCTGAGCTACAAGGGCGTCATCATGGAGCCCGTTGTTGAAAAGTGTGAAGGTTGCGAGCGTATCGTCCCCTTCGAGGATGAGAATTACTGCCCGACCTATGCCCAGCCCGCCCGCAAGTGGGCAGGCGGCGTCTGCAACTTCGCCACGCACATGCGCGCCGAAGTGGACAAGACCGGCAAGGTCAAGGTCAACCCGCTCAAGGCCTCCAAGCGCGCCGCACGCGGTCGGTAG